In Aerococcus loyolae, a genomic segment contains:
- a CDS encoding type II toxin-antitoxin system HicB family antitoxin, translating into MLVYPAVFKKEDQYIIVKFPDIPAAMTQGEDLSQAYEKAVEVLGAALEDYDDYPKPSPVEKVSEEFPDSEVALIGVDLIAYRRKYHSKTVRKTVTIPEWLNDLAIAKQINFSQTLTEALIEKLGV; encoded by the coding sequence GTGTTAGTCTATCCAGCTGTTTTTAAAAAAGAAGATCAATATATTATTGTCAAATTTCCTGATATTCCTGCGGCAATGACGCAAGGTGAGGATCTGTCACAGGCCTATGAAAAGGCTGTTGAAGTCTTAGGAGCTGCACTTGAGGACTATGATGATTATCCTAAACCGAGCCCTGTTGAAAAGGTTAGTGAAGAGTTTCCAGATAGTGAGGTTGCCCTTATTGGTGTTGACCTAATCGCTTATCGGCGTAAATATCACTCTAAAACAGTGCGCAAGACTGTTACTATACCTGAATGGCTGAATGATTTAGCGATCGCAAAACAAATTAATTTCTCTCAAACTTTAACTGAGGCACTAATAGAAAAATTAGGTGTCTAA
- the brnQ gene encoding branched-chain amino acid transport system II carrier protein: MSKIALNWKERLIIALMLFGLFFGAGNIIFPVSLGQQAAGNVGLAVTGFNITAVGLPLLAIAAMGFSETESVFQIANKVNRPFAYFFTIALYLTIGPLFATPRLATVSYEVGITDFVPAHLEAPALFLYSALFFLLVLFFSLRSSKIIEWVGKYLTPAFLILLAVILVRALFDTGSFRQVLYPTPAYQIAPLAMGLLEGYNTMDSLAGLAFGIIIIQSIRDFGIQQPRQISREVMTSGSLSILLMAFIYIALALLGTHSLQFIPLSVNGGQALSLITRHYFGLAGQVLLAVMITVACLKTAIGLVVALAETFAKFHFFNLKQKHWTIIACLLAFLVANIGFEAILSLSLPVLMLLYPLACVLILLSLLPNHWQSPALYQISMAVTFIPACLDFIKASPDFISQSALGNSLTQWASHYLPFFDLGFAWLLPATITIVLCLISQKISKAGR; the protein is encoded by the coding sequence ATGTCTAAAATTGCTTTAAATTGGAAAGAGCGGCTGATCATCGCTCTCATGCTATTTGGCCTTTTCTTTGGGGCCGGGAATATCATCTTCCCCGTCTCTTTAGGTCAACAGGCTGCTGGTAATGTGGGACTGGCCGTGACCGGTTTTAACATTACGGCGGTCGGTTTACCCTTACTCGCCATTGCGGCTATGGGCTTTTCGGAAACCGAATCTGTCTTCCAAATTGCCAATAAGGTCAACCGCCCCTTCGCCTATTTCTTTACCATTGCCCTCTATCTCACTATCGGGCCACTCTTTGCCACACCGCGTTTAGCCACCGTTTCCTACGAGGTGGGCATCACTGATTTTGTCCCTGCCCACTTAGAAGCTCCTGCCCTGTTCTTATATTCGGCGCTCTTCTTCCTCTTGGTCCTTTTCTTTAGTTTACGCTCTTCCAAGATCATTGAATGGGTGGGGAAATACTTGACCCCAGCCTTTCTTATCTTGTTGGCGGTTATCCTAGTCCGGGCCCTCTTTGACACGGGCAGCTTTCGCCAGGTGCTTTATCCTACCCCAGCCTACCAGATAGCCCCTTTAGCCATGGGTTTATTAGAAGGCTATAACACCATGGATAGTTTAGCCGGGCTAGCCTTTGGGATTATTATTATTCAATCCATCCGTGACTTTGGCATCCAACAACCTCGTCAAATCTCTCGAGAAGTGATGACGTCAGGCAGCTTAAGTATTCTCTTGATGGCTTTCATCTATATTGCCCTAGCCTTACTCGGAACCCACAGCTTGCAATTTATCCCCCTATCCGTAAATGGTGGCCAGGCTTTGTCACTGATTACCCGCCACTATTTCGGTTTAGCGGGACAAGTTCTCTTAGCGGTTATGATTACCGTCGCTTGTTTAAAGACCGCCATTGGCTTAGTGGTAGCTCTAGCAGAAACCTTTGCTAAATTTCACTTTTTTAATCTCAAGCAAAAACACTGGACCATTATCGCCTGCCTATTAGCCTTTCTGGTGGCCAATATCGGTTTTGAAGCGATTCTATCCCTATCCCTGCCAGTATTGATGTTACTTTATCCTTTGGCTTGTGTGTTAATCTTGCTCAGTCTGCTGCCCAATCATTGGCAAAGTCCCGCTCTCTACCAAATTTCTATGGCGGTGACCTTCATCCCAGCCTGCTTAGACTTTATCAAGGCTTCACCTGATTTTATTAGCCAAAGCGCCCTGGGAAATAGTCTTACTCAATGGGCCAGTCATTACCTGCCCTTCTTCGACCTCGGCTTTGCCTGGCTCCTCCCAGCTACCATAACCATTGTTCTCTGCTTAATAAGTCAAAAGATAAGCAAAGCCGGCCGGTAA
- a CDS encoding type II toxin-antitoxin system HicB family antitoxin, with translation MKRSYPALFYFDKEFDGYFISFPDLNDGATQGESISDALYMASEYLGIVLGDALESNKKIPQPSNINDLSLIENYPFKEDTDWQDDYDMGKSFISMVVTDVSEYLNLDELVDVSLSIPRWAESLAILDEFDLSKLLTEAISDKHSNI, from the coding sequence ATGAAGAGATCTTATCCGGCCCTTTTCTATTTTGACAAAGAATTTGATGGCTACTTTATAAGCTTTCCAGATTTGAATGATGGTGCTACCCAAGGAGAAAGTATTTCAGATGCTTTATATATGGCCTCTGAATATTTAGGGATCGTTTTAGGGGATGCTTTGGAAAGTAATAAAAAAATTCCTCAGCCGTCCAATATTAATGATTTATCGCTGATTGAAAACTATCCTTTTAAAGAGGACACTGATTGGCAAGATGACTATGATATGGGGAAATCATTTATATCGATGGTGGTGACGGATGTTTCTGAGTATTTAAACCTTGATGAATTAGTTGATGTCAGCCTAAGTATCCCTCGATGGGCTGAAAGTTTGGCTATCTTAGATGAATTTGATTTATCCAAGTTACTCACTGAAGCGATCAGTGATAAACATTCTAATATATAA
- a CDS encoding D-2-hydroxyacid dehydrogenase → MTKIIVYAVTAEEKPLVEAWASRHQVEVKLVTEELTVDTVDLAAGFDGVSTSQVPRIEEPIFSRLHDLGIKQIAQRSAGVDMYDLDQAKENGIIITNVPTYSPVSIAEYTLGTIIYLNRRLNNILPRTKDHNFSRSPEVRGRVLKDLTLAVIGAGHIGQELARIYSGLGGKVVAYDIAPDPAAEKYLSFVDSVEEAVAQADIVSLHMPLTKDNYHMFDADLLAQCKEGTILVNNGRGALVDTDALLAAIDSGHIASAALDTYESEGPYVFKDWSDKTVEDERLKTLINHPKILYTPHLAYYTDDAIKALVDGGLDSTLEVIETGDAKNRVN, encoded by the coding sequence ATGACTAAAATTATCGTTTATGCTGTGACTGCTGAAGAGAAACCTTTGGTAGAAGCCTGGGCTAGTCGTCATCAAGTTGAGGTGAAACTGGTAACAGAAGAGTTGACAGTGGACACAGTGGACTTGGCGGCAGGTTTTGACGGAGTATCGACTTCCCAAGTGCCTCGGATTGAAGAACCGATTTTTTCGCGTTTACATGACTTAGGCATTAAACAAATCGCCCAACGTTCAGCAGGTGTGGATATGTATGACTTAGACCAAGCTAAGGAAAATGGCATTATTATTACTAATGTGCCTACCTATTCTCCTGTTTCTATTGCTGAATACACCTTGGGGACAATTATTTATTTAAACCGACGTTTGAATAATATTCTGCCGCGGACCAAGGACCATAATTTCTCGCGGTCTCCTGAGGTACGCGGTCGGGTCTTGAAAGACTTAACCCTAGCGGTCATTGGGGCTGGGCATATTGGGCAAGAATTAGCCCGTATTTACTCCGGCCTAGGTGGTAAGGTTGTGGCCTATGATATTGCCCCTGACCCAGCGGCTGAAAAATACTTAAGCTTTGTTGATTCGGTCGAAGAAGCGGTAGCTCAAGCAGATATTGTCAGTCTCCATATGCCACTAACCAAGGATAATTACCATATGTTTGATGCTGACTTATTGGCCCAATGTAAGGAAGGTACCATTCTGGTTAACAATGGCCGGGGCGCTTTAGTCGATACCGATGCCTTGTTAGCTGCTATTGATTCCGGGCATATTGCTTCAGCAGCTCTTGATACCTATGAGTCTGAAGGACCTTACGTCTTCAAGGACTGGAGCGATAAAACTGTTGAAGATGAGCGATTAAAGACTTTAATCAACCATCCTAAGATTCTCTACACCCCTCACTTGGCCTACTACACCGATGACGCCATTAAGGCCCTAGTCGATGGCGGTTTAGATAGTACCCTGGAAGTCATTGAAACGGGTGACGCTAAGAATCGGGTCAATTAA
- a CDS encoding SWIM zinc finger family protein, which produces MRLLGQEFPKKIYERGYRYYADDRVEDSYVKDQTYHFWVRGSEKYQVQLNLDPKEEVSKMTCDCPYADSGKACKHMAAAALYYQFGPYSEYAMSHHFPELDRLLSQLPRLSLLHYFKQVLLDHPQLVHDVYDSLLAREDEVADDELNVILDLFDEVDDIYYKHRQSGKIPIFKGFALIEDLTKYLNNNLNDILHHGQTLIALMLLNHVIEMVDQVEFEEEFGQAAIVINLCDQAYGSIVDYLSQEEREEGLAMLLALLNNHHSFWIDLLLPQVIGRHFDRFHERQRLLRTCLYRMETLQEQFSDQDLEWYFEALFKLYQELEPSEKVVAFASQHLDYLASVDYLRHFALSDQKDSGQVPDKTEKYPVQILTGYLKQAVSEIESSNSRAQYQSIATFLKNMDTISGGRFIRHCFINQLKEDYPHRQALLEEFSRSW; this is translated from the coding sequence ATGCGCTTACTGGGTCAAGAATTCCCTAAAAAAATCTATGAACGTGGCTATCGCTATTATGCTGATGACCGGGTAGAAGATAGCTATGTCAAGGACCAAACCTACCATTTTTGGGTCAGGGGCAGCGAAAAGTATCAAGTTCAATTGAACCTGGACCCAAAAGAAGAAGTGTCAAAGATGACCTGTGACTGTCCCTATGCGGATAGTGGGAAAGCTTGTAAACACATGGCGGCAGCGGCTTTGTACTATCAATTCGGACCCTATAGTGAATATGCCATGAGTCATCATTTTCCTGAGTTGGACCGCTTGCTTTCCCAATTGCCGCGGCTAAGCTTGCTTCATTATTTTAAGCAAGTCCTCCTTGATCATCCTCAACTTGTTCATGATGTTTATGATAGCCTCCTAGCAAGAGAAGACGAAGTCGCCGATGACGAGTTAAATGTTATTCTTGATTTGTTTGATGAGGTCGATGACATTTACTATAAACATAGGCAGTCAGGCAAAATCCCTATTTTTAAGGGTTTTGCTTTAATTGAGGACTTGACCAAGTATTTGAACAACAACCTTAATGACATTCTCCACCATGGTCAGACCCTTATTGCTCTGATGTTATTAAATCATGTCATTGAAATGGTGGACCAGGTCGAATTTGAAGAGGAATTTGGCCAAGCCGCGATTGTGATCAACCTCTGCGACCAGGCTTATGGATCAATTGTGGATTATCTCAGCCAGGAAGAACGTGAAGAGGGGTTAGCCATGCTATTGGCTCTATTAAACAACCACCACAGTTTCTGGATTGACCTCCTCCTTCCTCAAGTGATTGGCCGTCATTTTGACCGTTTCCACGAACGTCAACGGCTATTGAGAACGTGTTTGTATCGTATGGAGACCTTGCAAGAGCAGTTTTCCGACCAGGACTTAGAATGGTATTTTGAGGCCCTATTTAAACTCTACCAAGAGTTAGAGCCTAGTGAGAAGGTGGTCGCCTTTGCTAGCCAACACTTAGATTACCTAGCTAGTGTTGATTATTTGCGCCACTTTGCCCTTAGCGATCAAAAGGACAGTGGGCAAGTTCCTGATAAAACGGAGAAATATCCTGTGCAAATCTTAACCGGCTACTTGAAACAAGCTGTGTCAGAAATTGAGTCTTCCAATAGTCGAGCCCAATACCAAAGCATTGCAACTTTTCTTAAGAATATGGATACCATTAGCGGGGGCCGCTTTATTCGCCACTGCTTTATCAACCAATTGAAAGAAGACTACCCTCACCGTCAAGCCTTACTAGAGGAATTTAGCCGGTCTTGGTGA
- a CDS encoding exodeoxyribonuclease III — translation MKFISWNIDSLNAALTSDSNRAQLSREVLRTIDQYDPDVIAIQETKLSAKGPTKKHQEALAEWFPDYNHAWVSSVEPARKSYAGNMVLYKKDFEPTISYPKIGAPDTMDSEGRIITLDFGSFYFTQVYTPNAGNGLKRLDERQVWDEKYAQYLSQLDQEKPLIATGDFNVAHKEIDLAHPENNHKSAGFTDEERSGFTKLLDCGFTDTFRHIHGDVEGVYSWWAQRVKTSKINNSGWRIDYFLVSDRIADAVEKSEMIDSGTRQDHTPIYLEISDEINAEE, via the coding sequence ATGAAATTTATCTCATGGAACATTGATTCTTTAAATGCTGCCTTAACCAGCGATTCCAACCGGGCCCAATTGTCACGGGAAGTCTTACGGACAATTGACCAATACGATCCTGATGTTATCGCCATTCAAGAAACTAAACTATCCGCCAAGGGGCCTACTAAAAAGCACCAAGAAGCCTTAGCCGAATGGTTTCCTGACTATAATCATGCCTGGGTTAGTTCCGTCGAACCCGCCCGCAAATCCTATGCCGGGAACATGGTTCTTTATAAAAAAGACTTCGAACCGACTATTTCCTATCCTAAAATAGGCGCCCCAGACACCATGGATTCTGAGGGGCGGATCATTACCCTCGACTTTGGGAGCTTTTACTTTACCCAAGTCTATACCCCTAATGCGGGAAATGGTTTGAAACGTTTAGATGAACGCCAAGTTTGGGACGAAAAATATGCCCAATACCTGAGCCAACTGGACCAAGAAAAACCCCTGATTGCCACGGGAGATTTTAATGTGGCCCATAAAGAAATCGACTTAGCCCATCCGGAAAACAACCATAAGTCGGCAGGTTTTACTGATGAAGAACGGTCCGGTTTTACCAAGCTCTTGGATTGTGGTTTTACCGATACCTTCCGCCATATTCATGGGGATGTAGAAGGTGTCTATAGTTGGTGGGCGCAAAGGGTCAAGACCAGCAAAATCAATAACTCCGGCTGGCGGATTGACTATTTCTTGGTCAGTGACCGGATTGCTGATGCTGTTGAAAAATCAGAAATGATTGATTCCGGCACCCGCCAAGACCATACCCCAATTTATTTAGAGATTTCTGATGAAATCAATGCAGAGGAATAG
- a CDS encoding glutathione S-transferase C-terminal domain-containing protein translates to MTTVYAKDYDYPVESGRYQLVISQSCPFAQRTDIVRSLLGLEEIIGKSVTSPIKTDKIWDFSNQEGNKDAVLEVEYLSELYHNTDPDYEGPYSVPALVDLTTKKVVNQESLDIIKDFASRFKDLGTSQVEDLYPEDQRQAIDQCFDWVGADLIGAPAKAHKASDQAEYEQYADQFFDRLAEIDQVLADQDYLVGDHLTLADVVLYTPLVRFDTTYYTAFQVNKYRLSDFPHLWSHLQKLHQIPAFYQSTNFQAIKEGTYLGKNGRDSFGKEILPQGPVLDMWEVK, encoded by the coding sequence ATGACAACCGTTTATGCCAAAGATTATGATTATCCTGTTGAGAGTGGTCGCTATCAGTTAGTGATTTCCCAGTCTTGTCCCTTTGCGCAAAGAACCGATATTGTGCGCTCTTTGTTAGGTTTGGAGGAGATTATTGGAAAATCAGTCACCTCTCCTATAAAGACGGATAAGATTTGGGACTTTTCTAACCAAGAAGGTAATAAAGATGCTGTCTTAGAAGTGGAATATTTAAGTGAACTTTATCATAATACCGATCCCGATTATGAAGGACCTTATTCAGTGCCGGCCTTAGTTGACCTGACCACTAAAAAGGTGGTCAATCAAGAATCTTTAGATATTATCAAAGATTTTGCTAGTCGTTTTAAGGACTTAGGCACGAGTCAAGTGGAGGACTTATACCCGGAAGACCAACGTCAAGCGATTGACCAATGCTTTGACTGGGTGGGTGCTGACCTCATCGGAGCGCCAGCCAAGGCCCACAAAGCTAGTGACCAGGCAGAGTATGAGCAATATGCTGACCAATTTTTCGATCGTCTGGCAGAAATCGACCAAGTTTTAGCTGACCAAGATTATTTAGTAGGCGACCACTTGACCCTAGCGGATGTGGTTCTTTACACCCCTCTGGTTCGTTTTGATACTACTTATTACACGGCTTTTCAGGTCAATAAGTACCGGTTAAGTGACTTCCCACATTTATGGAGTCATTTACAGAAACTTCATCAAATCCCAGCTTTCTACCAATCGACTAACTTTCAAGCTATCAAGGAAGGCACCTATCTGGGTAAGAACGGGCGCGATTCCTTTGGTAAAGAAATCCTACCCCAAGGGCCAGTTTTAGATATGTGGGAAGTGAAATAA